In Fodinibius saliphilus, a genomic segment contains:
- a CDS encoding YdcF family protein: MIPTQVLDSLESRYEPIKVKDLINRNAEYHILILGGGHGFDDRLPSNSLLSQNALGRLNEAIRLHQQLPNSVLIFSGYSASGKTTQAEMLLQTALSLGIVEKETMLQKDPVNTYEEAEVYSTKYGNTSPIILVTNAAHMPRAVNSFNNFGLDPLASPTNYRLKGSWRHKWFGLPSMRNIENLKVGIYEYAALFWYSL; the protein is encoded by the coding sequence TTGATACCAACACAAGTTTTAGACTCACTGGAGAGTCGCTATGAACCTATAAAAGTAAAAGATCTAATAAACAGAAATGCTGAATATCATATTCTTATTTTAGGAGGGGGACATGGCTTTGATGATCGCTTGCCTTCTAACTCTCTGTTGTCTCAGAATGCTCTTGGTAGATTGAATGAGGCAATTCGATTGCATCAACAACTACCTAATAGTGTACTCATATTTTCTGGGTATTCAGCTAGTGGGAAAACTACACAGGCAGAAATGCTTCTTCAGACGGCTCTTTCACTTGGTATTGTTGAAAAGGAAACGATGCTTCAAAAGGACCCAGTTAATACTTATGAAGAGGCAGAGGTTTATTCTACGAAGTATGGTAATACGAGCCCTATCATTCTAGTTACAAATGCAGCGCATATGCCACGAGCAGTAAATAGTTTTAATAATTTTGGGTTAGACCCATTAGCATCTCCAACAAATTATAGGCTGAAAGGAAGTTGGAGACATAAATGGTTTGGCCTTCCATCAATGAGAAATATCGAAAATCTTAAAGTGGGTATATATGAATACGCAGCATTGTTTTGGTACAGCTTATGA
- a CDS encoding porin family protein has protein sequence MNINRARCIVVITALLFLGILPVSSNGQSFELGVGAGLNMSSHVNKFFFTDGEIDLQFNPKVTVGYQGGVIIRRSFTQSLRLQVEPSIILLGANYDDSFTLRGSEFETDSRTELLYIQLPILLQLSTKPPSKTVFGRNFIATTYHISGGFYGGYLPYAKFTGTNTGAPIGIPFEGNFSNDVLSQYSEFDGGAILGVGVEHGNNSKVGFEIRAIYSFIDSGEKPAGFEPQNMALTFSVYYMF, from the coding sequence ATGAATATCAATAGAGCACGGTGCATCGTAGTAATAACAGCCTTACTTTTTTTGGGGATTTTACCCGTAAGTTCAAATGGTCAATCATTTGAACTTGGGGTTGGGGCAGGACTAAACATGAGTTCACATGTCAACAAGTTTTTTTTTACTGATGGAGAAATTGATCTGCAATTTAACCCAAAGGTCACCGTCGGCTACCAAGGCGGAGTAATTATTCGAAGGAGTTTTACACAGTCTTTACGCCTGCAGGTAGAACCATCAATAATTCTATTGGGAGCAAATTATGATGATTCATTTACTTTACGAGGTTCAGAATTTGAAACTGACAGCAGAACGGAACTTCTCTACATTCAATTGCCCATCTTATTGCAGCTTTCTACCAAACCTCCAAGCAAGACAGTTTTTGGACGAAATTTCATAGCCACCACCTACCATATTTCAGGAGGATTCTATGGGGGATATCTGCCCTATGCTAAGTTCACAGGCACCAATACGGGTGCTCCAATTGGCATACCTTTCGAAGGTAATTTCTCTAATGATGTACTTTCTCAATATTCCGAATTCGACGGTGGTGCAATTTTGGGAGTCGGCGTTGAACACGGCAATAATAGTAAAGTTGGTTTTGAAATAAGAGCAATATATTCATTTATAGATTCTGGGGAAAAACCAGCCGGTTTCGAACCCCAAAATATGGCACTCACTTTTTCGGTGTACTACATGTTTTAA
- a CDS encoding DegT/DnrJ/EryC1/StrS family aminotransferase yields the protein MDYSANRIYLSPPHMGGQEEHYIRDAFNKNWIAPMGENVDGFEQDLQEYTNRNEAAAVSSGTAAIHLALILCDVGLGDEVICQSFTFTASANPIRYQGATPIFIDSEPVTWNMDPQLLEKAILDRMEKGVKPKAIILVHLYGMPAKVDRILAVAGKYDIPVIEDAAEAMGSAVEHYKCGGFGLLSIFSFNGNKIITTSGGGALLSDDRRLIRKGRFLATQARDEAPHYQHSQLGYNYRMSNIVAGIGRGQMQVLDEHVKARRANHAFYFEQLEGVWLEEETLQTMQTPAFTGAGTSKGIYFLREPAGYFSNRWLTTILVNPEETGGVTATDIRLALEEKNIESRPLWKPMHLQPLYRSCKHYENGVSEKLFELGLCLPSGSNLSNRERLRVVSVIRKTLRDVHYE from the coding sequence ATGGACTATTCAGCTAATAGAATTTACCTTTCACCTCCTCATATGGGAGGACAGGAAGAGCATTATATTCGGGATGCTTTCAATAAAAATTGGATAGCACCGATGGGAGAAAATGTGGATGGGTTTGAACAGGATCTGCAAGAATATACCAATCGAAATGAAGCCGCTGCTGTATCATCAGGTACTGCTGCTATTCATCTTGCGTTGATTCTTTGTGATGTGGGACTGGGGGATGAGGTAATATGTCAATCATTTACATTTACCGCTTCTGCTAATCCTATACGATACCAAGGTGCTACACCAATCTTTATAGATTCAGAACCGGTTACCTGGAACATGGATCCTCAGCTTTTGGAGAAAGCAATCTTAGATCGGATGGAGAAGGGAGTCAAGCCTAAAGCGATCATACTGGTACATCTATATGGTATGCCAGCAAAAGTTGACCGAATTTTGGCAGTTGCTGGAAAATACGATATTCCGGTTATTGAAGATGCCGCAGAAGCAATGGGATCAGCCGTTGAACATTATAAATGCGGAGGCTTTGGGCTATTGTCGATTTTCTCTTTTAATGGTAATAAAATTATCACGACCTCGGGTGGCGGGGCCTTACTTAGCGATGACAGGAGGTTGATTCGAAAAGGCCGTTTTTTGGCAACACAAGCACGGGATGAGGCACCACACTACCAGCATTCTCAGCTGGGATATAACTATCGAATGAGTAATATTGTAGCTGGTATTGGTCGTGGTCAAATGCAGGTTTTGGATGAACATGTCAAAGCAAGGAGAGCAAATCATGCGTTTTATTTTGAGCAGCTAGAGGGCGTTTGGCTTGAAGAGGAGACGTTACAAACCATGCAAACACCAGCTTTTACCGGTGCCGGGACATCAAAAGGAATCTATTTCTTAAGAGAACCTGCCGGTTATTTTAGTAATCGCTGGCTTACTACTATTCTCGTAAATCCCGAAGAGACGGGGGGGGTTACCGCCACCGATATTCGTCTGGCATTGGAAGAGAAAAACATAGAATCACGTCCGCTTTGGAAGCCGATGCATCTGCAACCCCTGTACAGGAGTTGCAAGCATTATGAAAATGGGGTATCGGAAAAACTTTTTGAACTGGGATTGTGTCTTCCTTCAGGAAGTAACCTCTCAAATCGAGAGCGCTTACGGGTTGTTTCAGTGATTAGGAAAACGTTGAGGGACGTTCATTACGAGTAA
- a CDS encoding polysaccharide biosynthesis protein gives MELETYNKRFKLLNKFTRGVFFLIGDTLSLLVSAMGAFLILSMVHPSEITFPIQQTLIVTGSVLAGLAIFKMYVIKWRYVSLNDLIRIILGITIGGGISLGLTEAFLEVGRYEGAFTALLMINAVISIGAFRISKRLYHGLKASSKKQNHTIIFGGKSEGEQILRDILNNDNWDLSVYAIFDDRLIPGTFLHGVKIVGGKNEMIGYLKTHEVDQLIVAFPDYPKNDLKVMFDEIKKISPDMNIKVLPSFHSLTDNPVGIEHIREVSIDDILGREPVSIDIKTIENSISGKTILVTGAGGSIGSELIRQCAALNPSKLIALDIDETELFHINNELKDSGASLIPCVASVTDSKKMEKIFSKYNPDVLFHAAAYKHVPMMESFPDEAIKVNVGGTRSIATLACKYEVEKFIMISTDKAVNPANVMGATKRVAEEVCMAFNSRSTKTKFMSVRFGNVLGSRGSVVPLFIEQIKQGGPITITDPEMKRYFMTIPEAVLLVMQAGSMGRGGEVFVLDMGEPVKIIDMAKDLIRLHGLKPYIDIPIDVIGLRPGEKLFEELLNAEEGVLETEYEEIFKAKCSRKLAENELIQRIDQLFDSLDQKNGNSIKKQLKEIVPTYSFKEKKTLNNGIIHPKVDHSVFMGRVN, from the coding sequence ATGGAACTTGAAACATATAACAAGAGATTTAAGTTACTAAATAAATTTACGAGGGGAGTGTTTTTTCTGATAGGGGATACGCTGTCACTATTAGTTTCAGCTATGGGGGCCTTTCTGATTCTTTCCATGGTACACCCGAGTGAGATAACATTTCCAATCCAGCAAACACTGATAGTTACAGGGTCGGTATTGGCGGGATTAGCGATATTCAAAATGTATGTTATTAAGTGGCGTTATGTAAGCTTGAACGACTTGATTCGTATTATCTTGGGGATAACCATTGGAGGGGGGATTTCACTGGGACTCACTGAAGCATTTTTAGAGGTTGGAAGGTATGAAGGAGCCTTTACGGCCCTTCTGATGATTAATGCAGTGATCTCAATAGGTGCTTTTAGAATAAGTAAACGATTGTATCACGGACTCAAAGCATCATCGAAGAAACAAAATCATACCATCATTTTTGGTGGTAAAAGTGAAGGAGAACAGATATTGCGAGATATCTTGAACAATGATAACTGGGATTTGTCGGTATACGCAATTTTTGATGATCGCTTAATTCCAGGGACTTTCCTGCACGGTGTAAAAATAGTGGGAGGTAAAAATGAGATGATTGGGTATCTCAAAACCCATGAAGTTGATCAGCTTATTGTCGCATTCCCAGATTATCCTAAAAATGATCTAAAGGTAATGTTCGATGAGATTAAAAAAATTAGCCCAGATATGAATATCAAGGTACTACCTTCATTTCATTCCCTGACTGATAACCCTGTAGGAATAGAACATATCCGTGAGGTAAGTATTGATGACATCTTGGGTAGAGAACCGGTTAGTATTGATATAAAGACTATTGAAAATAGTATCAGTGGAAAAACAATCCTGGTAACCGGTGCCGGGGGATCTATTGGTAGTGAGTTAATCAGGCAATGTGCAGCCCTTAATCCCTCAAAGCTGATTGCCTTGGATATCGATGAGACAGAACTTTTTCATATCAATAATGAATTAAAGGATAGTGGGGCTTCGCTGATTCCTTGTGTAGCTTCAGTTACGGATAGCAAGAAGATGGAAAAGATCTTTTCCAAGTATAACCCTGATGTGTTATTTCATGCAGCGGCCTACAAGCATGTACCGATGATGGAAAGTTTCCCTGATGAAGCGATTAAAGTAAATGTCGGTGGTACCCGTTCAATAGCTACGCTGGCCTGCAAGTATGAAGTTGAAAAATTTATAATGATTTCAACTGACAAGGCTGTAAACCCTGCTAATGTGATGGGGGCAACCAAGCGTGTGGCCGAAGAAGTGTGTATGGCGTTTAATAGCCGAAGTACCAAGACCAAATTTATGTCAGTTCGTTTTGGCAATGTCCTTGGTTCAAGAGGATCTGTGGTTCCACTTTTTATTGAACAGATAAAGCAAGGTGGGCCAATCACTATAACAGACCCAGAAATGAAAAGATACTTTATGACTATTCCCGAAGCCGTATTGTTAGTTATGCAGGCTGGATCAATGGGTAGAGGGGGAGAAGTTTTTGTGTTAGATATGGGAGAACCGGTTAAAATTATTGATATGGCCAAAGACTTGATTCGACTGCATGGGTTAAAGCCATATATCGATATTCCAATTGATGTAATTGGGCTTAGACCTGGAGAAAAGTTATTCGAAGAATTATTGAACGCAGAAGAAGGCGTTTTAGAAACTGAGTATGAAGAAATTTTTAAAGCAAAATGTAGTAGAAAATTAGCAGAAAATGAATTAATCCAGCGAATTGACCAGCTGTTTGATTCATTGGACCAGAAAAATGGAAATTCAATAAAAAAACAGCTTAAAGAAATTGTACCCACATATTCCTTTAAAGAAAAGAAAACACTCAACAATGGTATTATACATCCAAAAGTTGATCATTCAGTCTTTATGGGAAGAGTAAACTAG
- a CDS encoding GumC family protein, with product MSESIQKFDDNHHNSERSSFQYAYNVEPDETELTPQKVVSILLRYKWLVLLFLIAGAVGSWFYADSITPTYESEGTMMISSNAGASDDELSSIISKATGHGINATLENELQVLKSRNFASRVAEKFLATLPEKVENYPILWAESEEGGPFRVSEQTVTSRIRRGLDFQKVSDDSDVIAILFSSTSPEEAAKIVNLTMDIYVKSSTRQNRQAAASTADYLENEKKEVKDRLEAAEQRLHRYMDATGIVQVDKQASGIITRRVNLETELQEVNLELNTIGEKIDNYEKQLEQIKPGLSDQFSKALGPRIRNAQEELARFENERTLIISKNPGVEDRDTLPPRLVYVDKQIERLTDKIKELSSQLFTKDEEFLGMNSEERAKMVSGIQSELVELKIEQNQYQSRKKALEEHKVELESNFEALPQGMIKLAQLKRDVRINEELFVKLSRQLADISVWRQSQFGYGRIVDDGEIPTVPVSPNKKIFIILGLMLGGALSAGFIFIKEFNDNTIKSASELRENYPRLLSFTVVPSLEKVSRKNRKTFKVGDGTIPKEVVLLQDRSSIQAESIRRLKNNIIYQYGETPPQTVAVTSPEKGDGKSTIVSNLGIALAEEGYKTLIIDADFRCPRIHTYFGLDRGKGLSDFLMNKITFKQLLSNIRHTDLEALKVLTAGTETTYPQNLANNKALKEVLKKMENVFDVILLDNPPFGIISDSTSLLKTAESVLVVARYRKTNQGMLLRTVEELERINANVTDIVVTDFDYRKEPGGLYGAGDYQSLYDNYEDYNRT from the coding sequence ATGTCGGAATCAATTCAAAAATTTGATGATAATCATCATAACTCAGAGCGCTCCTCTTTTCAATATGCATATAACGTTGAACCAGATGAGACTGAACTTACACCTCAAAAGGTTGTATCAATACTGTTGCGTTATAAATGGCTGGTTCTACTTTTTTTGATTGCAGGTGCAGTGGGTTCATGGTTTTATGCTGATAGCATTACTCCAACATATGAAAGTGAAGGAACTATGATGATTAGCTCAAATGCAGGGGCTTCTGATGATGAGCTTTCTTCGATTATTTCAAAAGCAACCGGGCATGGTATAAATGCAACGCTTGAAAATGAATTACAGGTACTTAAATCGCGCAATTTTGCTAGCAGAGTGGCTGAGAAGTTTTTGGCAACGCTTCCAGAAAAGGTAGAGAATTATCCCATTTTATGGGCTGAATCTGAAGAAGGTGGGCCATTTCGAGTAAGTGAGCAAACTGTAACATCAAGGATAAGAAGAGGACTAGATTTTCAGAAAGTTTCTGATGACTCAGATGTGATTGCTATTCTGTTTTCAAGCACTTCGCCCGAGGAAGCGGCAAAAATCGTAAACCTTACAATGGATATTTATGTAAAAAGTTCTACCCGACAAAACCGGCAGGCCGCGGCATCAACGGCTGATTATTTGGAAAATGAAAAGAAAGAGGTAAAGGATAGGCTGGAAGCTGCTGAACAACGCCTCCATCGATATATGGATGCTACTGGTATCGTACAGGTAGATAAGCAGGCATCAGGGATTATTACCAGAAGAGTAAATCTAGAAACCGAATTGCAAGAAGTAAACCTTGAGTTAAATACCATAGGTGAAAAGATTGACAATTATGAAAAACAGCTAGAGCAAATAAAGCCGGGGCTCTCTGATCAATTTTCAAAGGCTCTCGGTCCACGAATTAGAAATGCACAGGAGGAATTAGCTCGATTTGAAAATGAACGAACGCTCATTATTTCTAAAAATCCCGGAGTTGAGGACCGTGATACATTACCGCCAAGGTTGGTTTATGTAGATAAACAAATAGAACGTCTGACAGATAAAATTAAAGAGCTTTCAAGTCAATTATTCACCAAAGATGAAGAGTTTTTGGGAATGAATTCAGAAGAGCGAGCAAAGATGGTATCAGGAATCCAAAGCGAACTAGTGGAGCTTAAAATTGAACAAAATCAATATCAATCCCGGAAGAAGGCTTTAGAAGAGCATAAAGTAGAGCTGGAGAGTAATTTTGAGGCATTACCGCAAGGCATGATTAAACTGGCCCAGTTGAAACGTGATGTTAGAATAAATGAAGAACTCTTTGTTAAATTATCACGACAGTTAGCAGATATATCTGTTTGGCGACAGTCTCAATTTGGATATGGGCGTATTGTTGATGACGGAGAAATCCCAACGGTACCGGTGAGTCCAAACAAAAAAATATTTATTATTTTAGGTCTCATGCTTGGTGGAGCTTTGTCAGCAGGGTTCATATTTATAAAAGAATTTAATGACAATACCATTAAAAGTGCTAGCGAGCTGCGGGAAAATTACCCCAGATTACTTTCATTTACAGTGGTGCCTTCCCTTGAAAAGGTTTCGCGAAAAAATCGAAAAACATTTAAAGTTGGTGATGGCACAATCCCCAAAGAAGTTGTGTTGCTACAAGATCGTTCTAGCATTCAGGCTGAATCTATAAGAAGATTAAAGAATAATATCATTTACCAATATGGTGAAACTCCTCCTCAAACAGTAGCAGTTACAAGCCCGGAAAAAGGAGATGGAAAATCAACAATTGTTAGTAATCTAGGTATTGCACTTGCTGAAGAAGGATATAAAACGTTAATCATTGATGCTGATTTCCGGTGTCCCCGAATTCACACTTATTTTGGGTTGGATCGAGGAAAAGGGCTGTCAGACTTTTTAATGAATAAAATTACGTTCAAACAACTTCTTTCAAATATTCGCCATACTGATTTGGAAGCTTTGAAGGTATTAACAGCCGGTACAGAAACGACGTATCCCCAAAATTTGGCTAACAACAAAGCACTAAAGGAAGTTTTAAAAAAGATGGAGAACGTGTTTGATGTTATCCTTTTGGATAACCCACCATTTGGTATAATTAGCGATTCTACCTCATTATTGAAAACAGCTGAATCGGTTTTAGTAGTAGCCAGGTATAGAAAAACAAATCAGGGAATGCTACTTAGAACAGTTGAAGAGCTAGAACGAATTAATGCAAATGTAACTGATATTGTGGTAACAGATTTTGATTATCGTAAAGAGCCTGGTGGCCTTTATGGAGCAGGGGATTACCAATCACTTTACGACAATTATGAGGATTATAATAGGACCTAA
- a CDS encoding sugar phosphate nucleotidyltransferase, producing MNKSKVKGIIWAVRSKPRLYPTKKSVANHLMPVYDKPLIYYPLSVLMLAGIQDILIITSPADSPDFKNMLGDGSVFGVNISYELQRSCDDIVDALVIAEGFIGDDKIVLIRGDDIFYDHNMRSMLRRAVSTIGGATLFGHRMKNFGRFGMSEDKYHDEVICIEEDSKNSLNNKKMAVTGPYFYDDRVIDYAKQVSACSRSDSKLSVINKIYLKQNKITAEFFSPEYTWLSVETLKEKRDASSFLKSIERKNRAKVFCPEEIAWRNNWIDDDQVMGLACDLKNNSYGEYLYSLLSKKNDQRISTNMQSDTLLFSNTESGYTISRGEI from the coding sequence ATGAATAAAAGCAAGGTAAAAGGGATTATTTGGGCCGTTAGGTCAAAGCCGAGATTATACCCTACGAAGAAATCTGTGGCTAACCATTTGATGCCTGTCTATGATAAACCGCTGATTTATTACCCGTTATCGGTACTGATGCTGGCTGGAATTCAAGATATTTTGATTATAACATCACCGGCAGATAGCCCTGATTTTAAAAATATGCTTGGAGACGGTTCGGTTTTTGGTGTTAATATCAGTTATGAATTGCAAAGAAGTTGTGATGACATAGTAGATGCGTTAGTGATAGCAGAAGGATTTATTGGTGATGATAAAATAGTTTTAATTAGGGGAGATGACATTTTTTATGATCACAATATGCGTTCAATGCTGCGTAGAGCTGTGAGTACAATTGGTGGTGCAACATTATTTGGTCATAGAATGAAGAATTTTGGTCGGTTTGGTATGTCAGAGGACAAATATCATGACGAAGTAATATGTATTGAAGAAGATTCCAAGAATTCTTTAAATAACAAAAAAATGGCAGTAACAGGACCGTATTTTTATGATGACCGAGTGATCGATTATGCAAAGCAGGTAAGCGCATGCAGTCGTTCAGATTCTAAATTATCGGTAATAAATAAGATCTATTTAAAACAGAATAAAATTACCGCTGAGTTTTTTAGTCCTGAATACACATGGCTGAGTGTAGAAACACTGAAAGAAAAACGTGATGCTTCGAGTTTTTTGAAATCAATTGAACGAAAAAATAGGGCTAAAGTATTTTGTCCAGAAGAGATTGCTTGGCGAAACAATTGGATAGATGATGATCAGGTGATGGGGTTGGCCTGTGATTTAAAAAACAATTCATATGGTGAATACCTTTATTCTTTATTGAGCAAAAAAAATGATCAAAGAATCAGTACTAATATGCAATCAGATACATTGTTATTTTCTAATACAGAGAGTGGCTATACAATTTCAAGAGGTGAAATATAG
- a CDS encoding NAD-dependent epimerase encodes MKILVTGAAGFIGFHLTRKLAQMNYQIVGLDCINDYYSTKLKYRRLELLGIHMDTISEEVLIESSTHKNISFIKADLKNRSVINDLFDDQKFDIVINLAAQAGVRHSLINPHCYIDSNITGFLNILEAARFHSIEHLIYASSSSVYGANTDMPFTTNDNVDHPMSLYAASKKTNELMAHTYSNLFDIPTTGLRFFTVYGPWGRPDMALFLFTKAILNGEPIKVFNYGKMERDFTYVGDIVEAIHRLIPKAPSGNADWSGDNPDPGSSFAPYQLFNIGNSNPVKLMDFISELEHQLGIKAEKDFLPMQPGDVPKTWADVDDLYNYIDFQPQVRVKEGIHKFVEWYTDYYLREKQSLSALVSK; translated from the coding sequence ATGAAAATTTTAGTAACAGGGGCAGCAGGTTTCATTGGTTTTCACTTGACTAGAAAGTTAGCACAAATGAATTACCAAATTGTAGGTCTGGATTGTATTAATGATTATTATTCAACCAAACTAAAGTATCGGCGTTTAGAACTATTGGGAATTCACATGGATACCATTAGTGAAGAGGTATTAATTGAAAGCTCTACACATAAAAATATAAGCTTTATAAAAGCGGACCTTAAGAATAGATCCGTTATAAATGATTTGTTTGATGACCAGAAGTTTGATATTGTTATTAATCTTGCAGCCCAGGCGGGTGTGCGCCATAGTCTAATAAATCCTCATTGTTATATAGATAGCAATATAACTGGCTTCTTAAATATCCTAGAAGCAGCAAGGTTTCACTCTATTGAACATTTGATATATGCTTCTTCAAGTTCAGTCTATGGGGCAAATACTGATATGCCTTTTACAACGAATGATAATGTGGATCACCCTATGAGCCTTTATGCTGCAAGTAAGAAGACTAATGAATTGATGGCTCATACCTACTCAAATTTATTTGATATACCCACGACAGGGTTACGCTTCTTTACGGTCTATGGCCCATGGGGGCGGCCAGATATGGCTCTTTTCCTTTTTACAAAAGCCATTCTAAATGGGGAGCCTATCAAAGTTTTTAATTATGGCAAAATGGAACGTGACTTTACGTACGTCGGGGATATTGTAGAAGCAATCCACCGGCTGATTCCGAAAGCGCCTTCTGGTAATGCAGATTGGTCTGGAGATAACCCTGATCCGGGAAGTAGCTTTGCTCCATATCAGCTGTTTAATATTGGTAACAGTAATCCTGTAAAACTAATGGATTTCATTAGTGAATTAGAACATCAGCTTGGGATTAAGGCAGAGAAAGATTTTCTGCCAATGCAACCGGGTGATGTGCCTAAAACTTGGGCTGATGTAGATGATTTATATAATTATATAGATTTTCAGCCCCAAGTGCGGGTAAAAGAGGGAATTCACAAATTTGTGGAGTGGTATACTGATTACTATCTAAGAGAAAAACAGAGCCTCTCAGCATTAGTTAGTAAATAA
- the nuoH gene encoding NADH-quinone oxidoreductase subunit NuoH, with the protein MEPVTTTSYIVLGVALFMLLNSAAIAVYAERRVSAFIQNRHGPNRVGPAGLLQPIADVVKLLLKEDVTPAKGFKTVHAIAPMIPVVTALMTVAVIPFGDGLYATDINAAVLYLLAVNSLSVYGVTLGGWASNSKYSLLGGLRAAAQMISYELPMGMAVASCILFAGSLSMIDVVESQEIWWNIFRNPIGAVIFIVAAFAEANRTPFDLVEAEQELVGGFHTEYSGMKFGMFFLAEYMHVMIGSMLITTFFFGGYHLPFAGYYEWLLPEAGSVGKMILDVSVFTVKTLIWGFIYIWVRWTIPRFKYNQVMKLGWKRMLPISIFNFLGLAVIIFFWQHYLGW; encoded by the coding sequence ATGGAGCCTGTAACAACTACATCATATATTGTATTAGGAGTAGCACTTTTTATGCTACTTAACTCGGCAGCAATTGCTGTATATGCAGAACGCCGTGTTTCTGCTTTTATCCAAAATCGCCACGGTCCCAATCGTGTCGGTCCTGCTGGATTACTTCAGCCCATTGCTGACGTAGTAAAACTTCTTCTCAAAGAAGATGTAACTCCTGCTAAAGGATTTAAGACAGTACATGCCATTGCTCCAATGATACCGGTGGTTACAGCCCTGATGACGGTCGCTGTAATCCCTTTTGGAGATGGTCTTTATGCTACTGATATCAATGCAGCAGTTCTCTATTTGCTAGCTGTCAACTCACTTAGTGTCTACGGAGTTACACTCGGCGGGTGGGCTTCAAATAGTAAATATTCCCTTCTAGGAGGGTTGCGTGCTGCTGCCCAAATGATTAGTTATGAACTTCCCATGGGGATGGCTGTTGCTTCCTGTATTCTTTTTGCAGGATCTCTTAGCATGATCGATGTTGTAGAATCTCAAGAGATTTGGTGGAATATATTTCGCAACCCTATTGGAGCTGTTATTTTTATTGTAGCTGCATTTGCAGAAGCCAACCGTACTCCTTTCGATCTTGTAGAGGCTGAACAAGAACTTGTTGGTGGATTCCACACAGAGTATAGTGGTATGAAATTCGGGATGTTCTTCCTTGCTGAATATATGCATGTGATGATCGGGAGTATGCTCATTACCACCTTCTTTTTTGGCGGATATCACCTCCCCTTTGCTGGATATTATGAGTGGCTGTTACCCGAAGCCGGTTCAGTAGGAAAAATGATTTTAGACGTCTCGGTATTTACTGTAAAGACCCTTATTTGGGGCTTCATATACATCTGGGTACGCTGGACAATTCCACGATTCAAATATAACCAAGTTATGAAATTGGGATGGAAACGCATGCTTCCCATCAGTATTTTTAACTTTCTGGGGCTTGCAGTCATCATCTTTTTCTGGCAACACTACCTGGGATGGTAA